A stretch of Malassezia japonica chromosome 6, complete sequence DNA encodes these proteins:
- a CDS encoding uncharacterized protein (MEROPS:MER0099998; COG:O; EggNog:ENOG503P453), giving the protein MAPKQGEALLPQLSQIAAELAEYEQSELGIDHTDLAASDTAQHMDDTGYFSIEVLDRAFKTWDMSLVRWRKQSLQQRHEHPEREFAFVLNLGSHWLAVRGFNLNSFFAKPQWLGEAYLGTFLHAAEQEGYSVFVVEHEGVAPPDNIADDVADAGDENGTQQEPISISDDEDPELQEALRLSREEYAGNGDVQSLTPRRRRTREPTSGSEEENDGHVDAIAPTRNRSRNDDLVESLPVSGHRSRRRSQAHEAMQDTSTDLQGLRASRSRRNSRRQSSPDVFDDEESNVRQSPFLHAVATSSLLNEDVQEIDELSDSDIEEVPRPAPAPQLSEDDEQLQAVIAASLGQPYEVSERLLSHANRELNTRPAPQPIPEDVERIRRMRESANQPTPPPAPEPAPEPAPEAPEEEEDEDEDEEQVSPEEMRRRRLARFG; this is encoded by the exons ATGGCGCCGAAgcagggcgaggcgctcctccc CCAGCTGAGCCAaatcgccgccgagctcgccgagtacGAGCAGAGCGAGCTGGGGATCGACCACACGGACCTTGCTGCATCGGATACAGCGCAGCACATGGATGATACGGGCTACTTTAGcatcgaggtgctcgaccgcgcATTCAAGACATGGGACATGAGCTTGGTGCGCTGGAGGAAGCAGTCGCTGCAGCAACGCCACGAGCACCCCGAGCGCGAGTTTGCGTTCGTGCTCAATCTCGGGAGCCACTGGCTCGCGGTTCGCGG GTTCAACCTCAACAGCTTCTTTGCCAAGCCGCAgtggctcggcgaggcaTACCTCGGCACGTTTCTGCACGCG GCGGAACAAGAGGGATACTCTGTATTTGTCGTGGAGCACGaaggcgtcgcgccgccggacaacattgccgacgacgttgccgacgccggcgacgaAAATGGGACGCAGCAGGAGCCTATCTCAATTTCGGACGACGAAGATCCGGAACTGCAGGAAGCCCTGCGCCTCAGCCGCGAAGAGTACGCGGGAAACGGCGATGTGCAGTCCTTG acgccccgccgccgccgcacacgCGAACCTACGTCGGGGTCGGAAGAGGAAAACGACGGACACGTCGACGCCATTGCCCCGACACGCAACCGCTCACGCAACGACGATCTCGTGGAAAGCCTCCCGGTCAGCGGCCatcgcagccgccgccggtcgcAAGCACACGAGGCAATGCAAGATACCAGCACCGACCTGCAGGGGCTCCGTGCATCCCGCTCGCGACGCAACTCGCGGCGGCAGTCATCCCCCGACGTGTTTGACGACGAAGAGAGCAACGTGCGCCAGTCGCCGTTCctgcacgccgtcgcgacgagctcgctgcTCAACGAAGATGTCCAAGAGATCGACGAGCTCTCGGACTCGGACATTGAGGAGGTgccgcgccctgcgcctgcgccacagctcagcgaggacgacgagcagctgcaggccgTCATTGCTGCAAGTCTTGGACAGCCCTACGAAGTATCGGAGCGCCTCTTGTCCCATGCGAATCGCGAGCTGAAcacgcgccctgcgccgcagccgatTCCCGaggacgtcgagcgcatccggcgcatgcgcgagaGCGCGAACCAGCCTACACCCCCGCCAGCGCCCGAGCCAGCGCCGGAACcagcgcccgaggcgccagaggaggaagaggacgaggacgaggacgaggaacAAGTTTCTCCTGAAGAaatgcgccgccgaagaCTTGCGCGGTTTGGATAG
- the GSH2 gene encoding glutathione synthase (EggNog:ENOG503NU0F; COG:Q), with protein MPSESSLPAWPPQELIEATRCASVTGDARDYALSHGLVYRALPAEKGGVPPQDTTIHAPITLLPTPFPRFLFNKAQELQPLYNQLYARLALDEQFIKSIMESSVVHVDEFQAKLYEIWRTVLDEGLTQDAQLGLFRSDYLMHSSAEAGLELKQVEFNTISASFGPLCTRTSQLHHFLLHKGAYEALSPVLRKENMPKNEALTTLGAGLADAHNYYVHESRDAQHAVKPAILFVVQGDERNTFDQRAIEMELMAEHGIPVIRATLEDLSTTASLHGNERVLVLQSPVSHAPIEISVVYFRTGYSPEDYSTDKAWDVRLMLERSHAIKCPTIALQLVGSKKAQQVLAEPGVLEKYIGHDADQLRLSFAQLWPMDPKTDLGKEAIRLAREEPHNYVLKPQREGGGHNIYKDDIPAALDAMEKRDKERAARGEDSVVKECEGYILMSLINVPPNRGNLLLRAGHSVPAAEHIKDTVSELGVYGTTLFTPSDVIEDRSGGYLLRTKAKESDEGGVAVGFSVIDTPVLV; from the coding sequence ATGCCGTCCGAGTCGAGTTTGCCCGCGTGGCCGCCGCAGGAGCTGATTGaagcgacgcggtgcgcgtcggtgACGGGCGATGCGCGTGACTATGCCTTGTCGCACGGCCTCGTGTaccgcgcgctgcccgCGGAAaagggcggcgtgccgccgcaggACACGACCATCCATGCGCCGATCACGCTGCTCCCGACGCCGTTCCCTCGCTTTCTCTTTAacaaggcgcaggagctACAGCCGCTGTACAACCAGCTGtatgcgcgcctcgcgcttgaTGAGCAGTTTATCAAGTCGATCATGGAGAGCTCGGTggtgcacgtcgacgaATTCCAGGCGAAGCTCTACGAGATCTGGCgcacggtgctcgacgagggccTCACGCAggatgcgcagctcggcctctttCGCTCAGACTACCTGATGCACTCGAGCGCGGAGGCAGGCCTCGAGCTGAAGCAGGTCGAGTTCAACACGATCTCGGCGTCGTTCGGGCCGCTGTgcacgcgcacctcgcAGCTGCACCACTTTCTCCTGCACAAGGGCGCATACGAGGCGCTGAGcccggtgctgcgcaaggaaAACATGCCCAAGAACGAGGCGCTTACCACGCTTGGCGCCGGCCTTGCAGACGCGCACAACTACTATGTACACGAGTCGCGCGATGCACAGCACGCCGTCAAGCCGGCGATCCTGTTTGTGGTGCaaggcgacgagcgcaacACGTTTGACCAGCGCGCGATCGAGATGGAGCTCATGGCCGAGCACGGGATTCCAGTGATccgtgcgacgctcgaggatctgtcgaccaccgcgtcgctgcacggcaacgagcgcgtgctcgtgctgcaGTCGCCGGTGAGCCACGCGCCGATCGAGATCTCGGTGGTGTACTTCCGCACGGGCTACAGCCCGGAGGACTACAGCACGGACAAGGCGTGGGACGTCCGCCTgatgctcgagcgcagccacGCCATCAAGTGCCCGACGATCGCACTGCAGCTCGTTGGCTCCAAAAAGGCACAGCAGGTGCTTGCCGAGCCGGGTGTGCTTGAAAAGTACATTGGCCACGACGCGgaccagctgcgcctctcGTTTGCGCAGCTCTGGCCGATGGACCCCAAGACGGACCTCGGGAAGGAGGCGAtccgccttgcgcgcgaaGAGCCGCACAACTACGTGCTCAagccgcagcgcgagggcgGGGGGCACAATATCTACAAGGACGATATTCCCGCCGCCCTCGACGCGATGGAGAAGCGCGACAAGgagcgcgcagcgcgcggcgaggacaGTGTGGTGAAAGAGTGCGAGGGATACATCCTCATGAGCCTCATCAACGTCCCGCCGAACCGCGGCAacctgctcctgcgcgCGGGCCACAGCGTACCGGCCGCGGAGCACATCAAGGACACGGTGAGCGAGCTCGGAGTCTATGGCACGACGCTCTTtacgccgagcgacgtcATCGAAGATCGCTCGGGCGGGTACCTCTTGCGCACTAAGGCCAaggagagcgacgagggTGGCGTCGCGGTGGGGTTCAGTGTAATCGATACGCCGGTACTGGTATAG
- the RVB2 gene encoding DNA helicase (COG:L; EggNog:ENOG503NVB1) translates to MQAISTTPSETTVQTLERIGAHSHVRGLGLDERLEARDSGEGMVGQHAARKAAGTIVKIVQAGRIAGRAVLIAGPPGTGKTAIAMGMAQMLGPDVPFTTLSASEVFSKEMSKTEALMQAFRRSIGVRMKEEAEIIEGEVVEIQIDRSLTGATKTGKIVMKTTDMETVYDLGTKMIDSLQREKVTAGDVITIEKSSGRISKLGRSFARSRDYDAIGSDTRFVQCPEGELQRRREVVHPLTLHEIDVINSRTQGFLALFAGDTGEIKPELRDQINAKFSEWREEGKAEIIPGVLFIDEVHMLDIECFSFLNRALESELAPLVVMASNRGVTRIRGTSFTSPHGLPIDLLDRILIISTKPYTEAEVREILSIRAQEEEVAIKAEALDVLSRMAMETSLRYTINLITLAYLASKRRKADEVDVADVRRVYNLFVDEKRSVQYLQEHAAEFLSESTPVA, encoded by the exons ATGCAGGCGATTTCCACGACGCCAAGCGAGACGACTGTGCAGACGctggagcgcatcggcgcgcACTCGCATGTGCGCGGCCtgggcctcgacgagcgcctggaagCGCGTGACAGTGGCGAGGGCATGGTcggccagcacgccgcccgcaAGGCCGCTGGCACCATTGTCAAGATTGTGCAGGCGGGTCGCATTGCGGGCCGTGCTGTGCTGATTGCCGGCCCTCCCGGCACTGGCAAGACGGCAATTGCGATGGGCATGGCGCAGATGCTGGGCCCCGATGTTCCTTTCACGACGCTCTCTGCGTCGGAAGTCTTTTCGAAGGAGATGAGCaagaccgaggcgctgatgCAGGCCTTTCGCCGCTCGATCGGCGTGCGCATGAAGGAAGAGGCGGAGATCATCGAGGGTGAGGTCGTCGAGATCCAGATCGACCGCAGCCTCACCGGTGCGACCAAGACCGGCAAGATCGTCATGAAGACGACCGACATGGAGACGGTCTACGACCTCGGCACCAAGATGATCGActcgctgcagcgcgaaaAGGTGACCGCCGGCGACGTGATCACCATTGAGAAGTCGAGCGGCCGCATCTCCAAGCTCGGCCGCAGTTttgcgcgctcgcgcgactACGACGCGATCGGCTCCGACACGCGCTTTGTGCAGTGCCccgagggcgagctgcagcgccgccgcgaggtggTGCACCCCCTTACGCTGCACGAGATCGACGTGATCAACTCGCGTACGCAGGGCTTCCTTGCACTCTTTGCGGGTGACACGGGCGAGATCAAGCCCGAGCTCCGCGACCAGATCAACGCCAAGTTTAGCGAGTGGCGCGAGGAGGGCAAGGCTGAGATCATCCCGGGTGTCTTGTTTATCGACGAAGTGCACATGCTGGACATCGAGTGCTTCTCGTTCCTGAACCGTGCGCTTGAGTCggagcttgcgccgctcgtcgtcaTGGCATCGAACCGCGGCGTGACACGCATCCGCGGTACGAGCTTCACCTCGCCGCACGGTCTGCCGATCGACCTGCTGGACCGCATCCTGATCATTAGCACCAAGCCCTAtaccgaggccgaggtccGCGAGATTCTCTCGATCCGTGCCCAGGAGGAGGAGGTCGCgatcaaggccgaggcgctcgatgtGCTCTCACGCATGGCGATGGAGACGTCGCTGCGCTATACGATCAACCTCATTACGCTCGCCTACCTCGCCTCGAAGCGGCGAaaggccgacgaggtggaCGTCGCAGACGTCCGCCGTGTCTACA ACCTCTTTGTCGACGAAAAGCGCAGCGTGCAGTACCTCCaggagcacgccgccgagttCCTCTCGGAGTCCACGCCGGTCGCGTAG
- a CDS encoding uncharacterized protein (COG:S; TransMembrane:2 (i26-44o50-69i); EggNog:ENOG503P990) has protein sequence MGVASTLEGVWESVFHEGVNTPTHRVMNLAFYGLFITLIGLLLVSGGNGHVMALLLLSVCLFVSVNWFIAELQREAALRDKEDKKE, from the exons ATGGGTGTCGCGTCGACCCTAGAGGGGGTGTGGGAGAGCGTGTTCCACGAAGGCGTCAACACGCCGACGCACCGTGTGATGAACCTGGCGTTCTATGGCCTGTTCATCACCCTCATTGGGCTCCTGCTCGTGTCGGGCGGCAACGGGCATGTGATGGCGCTTCTGCTCCTCTCCGTGTGTCTATTTGTCTCGGTGAACTG GTTCATTGCCgagctccagcgcgaggccgcgctgcgcgacaaggAGGACAAGAAGGAGTAG
- a CDS encoding uncharacterized protein (TransMembrane:6 (i91-111o117-138i150-170o201-220i232-249o261-281i); COG:I; EggNog:ENOG503NV6N) translates to MAHLLGRWSESNRAAPSVHIDWSLYGGNETLPPTSNVPGAKWMPKAAKQAMPADDFLWALNEEPHRTRRMAILKAHPEIRKLMGHEPLTKYVVMSVAVMQLSIALAMWANGIHPLDWRFLLTAYVIGGTANQHIFLAIHEITHNLAFKSIRANRILAIVANLPIGIPYAMTFKPYHIEHHKHLGEDGIDTDMPTKYELWCLNNVLGKAFFATFQLLFYALRPGLVRVQRLGPWHFANIGLQLAFDALLYEACGRSWTPLLYLLMSSFFAGSLHPMAGHFIAEHYMFSQIQQETWSYYGPLNIFLYNVGYHNEHHDFPSVPWTRLPELHKIASEFYTVLPYHTSWTMVILQFIFSDHSGMNMRVKRKHSGPDPVQEQPIEDAPEHTGWELRPQPLRT, encoded by the coding sequence ATGGCTCATCTGCTCGGCCGCTGGTCCGAGTCGAAtcgtgcggcgcccagCGTGCACATTGACTGGTCGCTGTACGGCGGAAACGAAACGttgccgccgacgagcaaTGTGCCGGGCGCCAAGTGGATGCCCAAGGCGGCGAAGCAGGCGATGCCCGCCGACGATTTTCTCTGGGCCCTGAACGAGGAGCCACACaggacgcgccgcatggCAATCCTCAAAGCACACCCCGAGATCCGCAAGCTCATGGGGCACGAGCCTCTCACCAAGTACGTGGTCATGTCGGTGGCCGTGATGCAGCTCTCGATCGCGCTCGCGATGTGGGCGAACGGGATCCACCCGCTCGACTGGCGCTTCCTCCTCACTGCGTATGTGATCGGTGGCACGGCGAACCAGCACATCTTTCTTGCGATCCACGAGATCACGCACAACCTTGCGTTTAAGAGCATCCGTGCGAATCGCATCCTGGCGATCGTCGCGAATCTGCCGATCGGCATTCCGTATGCAATGACCTTTAAGCCCTACCACATTGAGCACCAcaagcacctcggcgaggacggcATCGATACGGATATGCCGACCAAGTACGAGCTGTGGTGCCTGAACAAtgtgctcggcaaggcgtTCTTTGCCACCTTCCAGCTGCTCTTTtacgcgctgcgccccggcctggtgcgtgtgcagcgactcgggccGTGGCACTTTGCGAATATcggcctgcagctcgcTTTTGACGCGCTCCTGTACGAGgcgtgcggccgctcgTGGACGCCGCTGCTGTACCTGCTCATGAGCTCCTTCTTTGCTGGCTCGCTGCACCCCATGGCCGGCCACTTTATCGCGGAGCACTACATGTTTTCGCAGATCCAGCAGGAGACGTGGAGCTACTACGGGCCGCTGAACATCTTCCTGTACAATGTCGGCTACCACAACGAGCACCACGACTTTCCCTCTGTACCGTGGACACGTCTGCCGGAGCTCCACAAGATCGCGTCGGAGTTTTATACGGTGCTGCCGTACCATACCTCGTGGACGATGGTTATTCTCCAGTTCATCTTTTCCGACCACTCTGGCATGAACATGCGCGTGAAGCGCAAACATTCGGGGCCGGATCCCGTGCAGGAGCAGCCGATTGAAGACGCACCCGAACATACCGGCTGGGAGCTCCGTCCGCAGCCTCTCCGTACATAG
- a CDS encoding uncharacterized protein (EggNog:ENOG503P8E4), which yields MDTASAWSVAPNAPVLVAGGALLGATAGGVAGTTAGVLGSQGVPPFVLAARLAKSWFLFSFGFFAIREYAVRPIVQRNWTGPENPHMHDLRATFLSGGAVGAVAAGFMRRPIVPGILTVAGLCTIVQVASNEATIGVRALMRKEAAAPPQPAAPSVDTAPEPDVGHERPSKPKGSIRAFIEKHNPIVPLSNDEYKERLLQRRAEIDGELILLEEALAQERKQLHTLQGTTL from the exons ATGgacacggcgagcgcatggagcgtcgcgccgaatgcgccggtgctcgtcgcgggcggcgcgcttctgGGCGCTACAGCAGGGGGAGTTGCAGGGACTACGGCTGGCGTACTTGGCTCGCAGGGCGTGCCGCCGTTTgtgctcgcggcgcgcctcgccaagaGCTGGTTCCTCTTTTCGTTCGGCTTCTTTG CTATCCGTGAGTACGCCGTGCGTCCGATCGTTCAGCGAAACTGGACTGGGCCAGAGAATCCCCATATGCACGACCTACGGGCGACCTTTttgtcgggcggcgcggtgggcGCCGTTGCAGCAGGGTTTATGCGGCGCCCGATCGTGCCGGGGATCCTGACCGTGGCGGGCCTGTGCACCATTGTACAGGTCGCCTCGAACGAGGCCACGATCGGTGTGCGCGCGCTGATGCGAAAagaagcggcggcgcccccgcagcccgccgcgccgtcggtcgACACGGCACCCGAGCCCGACGTGGGGCACGAGCGGCCCTCCAAGCCGAAAGGGAGTATCCGAGCGTTCATCGAAAAGCACAACCCCATTGTTCCCCTGTCGAATGACGAGTACAaagagcgcctgctgcagcggcgtgcagaGATCGACGGCGAGCTCATCCTGCTCGAAGAAGcccttgcgcaggagcgcaagcagctgcATACGCTCCAAGGCACTACTTTGTAG